From a single Rhizobium lusitanum genomic region:
- a CDS encoding prephenate/arogenate dehydrogenase family protein, with the protein MSSVQFDRIALIGIGLIGSSIAHDIKRLGLAKEVVISTRSVETLKRAEELKLGDRYTPSSAEAVKDADLVIVSVPVGASESVAKEIAAHLKPGAIVTDVGSTKASVIAQMQPHMPGNVHFIPGHPIAGTEKSGPDAGFAGLFEGRWCIFTPIPGTDEQAIKRLRHFWESLGSRVDEMDAAHHDKVLAIVSHLPHLIAYNIVGTADDLETVTESEVIKYSASGFRDFTRLAASDPTMWRDICLHNRDAILEMLSRFSEDLSSLQRAIRWGEGDKIFELFSRTRAIRRSIVEAGQDVDTPDFGRHALDAKK; encoded by the coding sequence ATGAGCAGCGTTCAGTTCGACCGGATCGCGCTGATCGGCATCGGGCTGATCGGCTCTTCGATAGCCCATGATATCAAGCGCCTCGGCCTTGCCAAGGAAGTGGTGATCTCGACGCGCAGCGTCGAGACGCTGAAGCGCGCAGAGGAGCTGAAGCTCGGTGACCGCTACACGCCGTCGTCGGCTGAGGCGGTCAAGGACGCCGATCTCGTCATCGTCTCCGTGCCGGTCGGTGCGTCCGAAAGCGTCGCCAAGGAGATTGCCGCGCATCTGAAGCCCGGCGCCATCGTCACCGATGTCGGCTCGACCAAGGCCTCAGTCATCGCGCAAATGCAGCCGCATATGCCCGGCAATGTGCATTTCATTCCTGGCCATCCCATTGCGGGCACGGAAAAATCCGGGCCCGACGCCGGTTTTGCCGGCCTGTTCGAAGGCCGCTGGTGCATCTTCACGCCGATTCCTGGCACGGATGAACAGGCGATCAAGAGGCTTCGCCATTTCTGGGAAAGCCTCGGCTCGCGCGTCGACGAAATGGATGCCGCCCATCACGACAAGGTGCTGGCGATCGTTTCGCATCTGCCGCATCTCATCGCCTACAACATCGTCGGCACGGCGGATGATCTGGAGACGGTGACGGAATCGGAAGTGATCAAATATTCCGCCTCCGGCTTCCGCGACTTCACGCGACTGGCCGCCTCCGATCCGACCATGTGGCGCGATATCTGCCTGCACAATCGCGATGCCATTCTGGAAATGCTGTCGCGCTTCTCGGAAGATCTCTCCTCGCTGCAGCGGGCGATCCGTTGGGGCGAGGGCGACAAGATATTCGAACTCTTCAGCCGCACCCGCGCCATCCGCCGCTCGATCGTTGAGGCCGGCCAGGATGTTGATACGCCGGACTTTGGACGTCATGCGCTGGATGCGAAGAAGTAG
- the hisC gene encoding histidinol-phosphate transaminase, with the protein MSMEMSKPVPRPGILDIAAYVPGKEHAPGVARVFKLSSNETPLGASPKAIEAFRETATNLERYPDGQAKELRQAIADVHGLNPANILCGNGSDELLGLLCHVYLGTGDEAVITEHGFLVYKIQIQAAGATPVTVKEKDCTVDIDAILAAVTEKTKMVFIANPGNPTGTYVPVSEIRRLQASLPKHVILVLDAAYAEYVRRNDYEAGLELVSANPNVVMTRTFSKVYGLAALRVGWVYAPAEIIDALNRVRGPFNMNAGAIAAGAAAVRDQAFTEKAVAFNMLWIGKVTQALEAIGLKVTPSVANFVLIHFPDAEGKSAIEADDFLTSRGYIVRAVRSYGFPNSLRISIGTEEANLGVIDTLTEFMGRKA; encoded by the coding sequence ATGAGCATGGAAATGAGCAAGCCCGTCCCGCGTCCTGGCATTCTCGATATCGCTGCCTATGTGCCGGGCAAGGAGCATGCGCCGGGCGTGGCGCGGGTGTTCAAGCTCTCCTCGAACGAGACGCCGCTCGGCGCCAGCCCCAAGGCCATCGAGGCCTTCCGGGAAACGGCGACGAATCTGGAGCGCTATCCGGACGGGCAGGCCAAGGAATTGCGCCAGGCGATCGCCGACGTGCATGGGCTGAACCCGGCCAACATCCTCTGCGGCAACGGTTCCGACGAGCTGCTCGGCCTGCTCTGCCATGTCTATCTCGGTACGGGCGATGAAGCCGTCATCACCGAGCATGGTTTCCTGGTCTACAAGATCCAGATTCAGGCCGCTGGCGCGACCCCGGTCACCGTGAAGGAAAAGGACTGCACGGTCGATATCGATGCTATCCTCGCCGCCGTCACCGAGAAGACCAAGATGGTCTTCATTGCCAATCCGGGCAATCCGACCGGCACCTATGTCCCGGTCAGCGAAATTCGTCGCTTGCAGGCGAGCTTGCCGAAGCATGTCATCCTCGTGCTCGATGCCGCCTATGCCGAATATGTGCGCCGCAACGACTACGAGGCCGGCCTCGAGCTCGTTTCCGCCAACCCCAATGTCGTCATGACCCGCACCTTCTCCAAGGTCTACGGTCTGGCAGCGCTGCGTGTTGGCTGGGTTTACGCACCTGCCGAGATCATCGATGCGCTGAACCGTGTACGGGGTCCGTTCAACATGAATGCTGGCGCCATTGCCGCGGGGGCCGCCGCCGTTCGCGATCAGGCGTTCACGGAAAAGGCCGTGGCATTCAATATGCTGTGGATCGGCAAGGTAACGCAGGCGCTCGAAGCCATCGGCCTCAAGGTGACGCCGTCGGTCGCCAACTTCGTTCTCATCCACTTCCCCGATGCTGAGGGCAAGAGCGCCATCGAGGCTGACGACTTCCTCACCAGCCGCGGCTATATCGTACGCGCGGTGCGGTCTTACGGCTTCCCGAACTCGTTGCGCATCAGCATCGGTACGGAAGAGGCCAATCTCGGCGTCATCGACACGCTGACCGAATTTATGGGTCGCAAGGCATGA
- a CDS encoding class I SAM-dependent methyltransferase translates to MKSNGRLITFETMHADIVDLRQFYHSELGRLAEQSITMALSSIWARLPEERLVGLGYAVPYLDRFRADTERTFAFMPAGQGAVNWPMDSSSTTALIFDEELPLPDSSIDRVLMVHSLEFAESPRETLKELWRVLAPGGRLVIVVPNRRGVWARMEHTPFGSGRPYSRGQLTSLLRETNFTPGATAEALLFPPSKLRTVLSLRRAFERVGRTLWPAFSGVIIVEAQKRLYQGLPVAVRASRRVFVPVLAPRGIPTTRDGV, encoded by the coding sequence TTGAAGTCCAACGGGCGACTGATAACATTTGAGACGATGCACGCCGATATCGTCGACCTCCGCCAATTCTATCATTCCGAGCTCGGGCGCTTGGCGGAGCAGTCTATTACCATGGCACTATCCTCGATCTGGGCGCGCCTGCCGGAAGAGCGCCTTGTCGGTCTTGGCTATGCCGTTCCCTATCTCGACCGCTTCCGCGCCGACACCGAGCGGACCTTCGCCTTCATGCCGGCGGGGCAGGGGGCAGTGAACTGGCCGATGGATTCTTCGTCGACGACGGCGCTGATCTTCGACGAGGAATTGCCGCTACCCGATAGTTCCATCGACCGAGTGCTAATGGTGCATTCGCTGGAATTCGCCGAGAGCCCGCGCGAGACGCTGAAGGAATTGTGGCGGGTACTGGCGCCCGGCGGCCGACTGGTCATCGTCGTACCGAACCGCAGGGGCGTCTGGGCGCGCATGGAGCACACGCCCTTTGGCTCCGGTCGGCCCTATTCGCGCGGCCAGCTCACCTCGTTGCTGCGCGAGACCAATTTCACACCTGGGGCGACAGCCGAGGCGCTGCTCTTTCCGCCCTCGAAGCTGCGTACGGTCCTGAGCCTCCGGCGCGCTTTCGAGCGGGTCGGACGCACGCTTTGGCCGGCCTTTTCCGGTGTTATCATCGTCGAGGCACAGAAGCGGCTCTATCAGGGCCTGCCGGTTGCGGTCCGCGCCTCGCGCCGCGTCTTCGTGCCGGTGCTGGCGCCGCGCGGCATACCGACGACGCGCGACGGCGTGTGA
- the gloB gene encoding hydroxyacylglutathione hydrolase, whose amino-acid sequence MKPLELEVFICRSDNYGVLVHDPETGYTASIDAPEAGPILAAAKRRGWTITHIFTTHHHTDHVDANLALKEQFACEIIGPTGEAVAIPGLDRAYGDGDSFEFGEHTVNVIETPGHTAGHICYHFVDDKLLFAADTLFALGCGRLFERPATDMWASLQKLAVLPDETAIYFGHEYTLSNARFALTIDPDNERLKTRVADIEALRAEGKFTIPTTLALEKETNPFLRATDPSIRRHLLMESRSNEEVFAEIRKRKDNF is encoded by the coding sequence ATGAAACCTTTGGAATTAGAGGTATTTATCTGCCGCTCCGACAACTATGGCGTCCTGGTCCATGATCCCGAGACCGGTTATACGGCATCGATCGACGCGCCCGAGGCCGGTCCCATCCTGGCGGCTGCCAAGCGCCGCGGCTGGACGATAACTCACATCTTCACCACCCATCACCACACCGATCATGTCGACGCCAATCTGGCGTTGAAGGAACAATTCGCCTGCGAGATCATCGGCCCGACCGGTGAAGCCGTCGCCATTCCCGGCCTCGACCGCGCCTATGGCGACGGCGATAGCTTCGAGTTCGGCGAACACACGGTCAACGTCATCGAGACACCAGGCCACACCGCCGGCCATATCTGCTACCACTTCGTCGATGACAAGCTGCTGTTTGCCGCCGACACGCTGTTCGCGCTTGGCTGCGGCCGGCTGTTCGAGCGCCCGGCAACGGACATGTGGGCGTCATTGCAGAAACTTGCCGTGCTGCCGGACGAGACGGCGATCTATTTCGGTCACGAATATACCCTGTCCAACGCCCGTTTCGCGCTGACGATCGACCCCGACAATGAACGGCTGAAAACTCGCGTCGCGGATATCGAGGCGCTGCGGGCCGAAGGCAAATTCACCATTCCAACGACGCTGGCGCTGGAGAAGGAAACCAACCCCTTCCTGCGCGCCACCGATCCGTCGATCCGTCGACACCTCCTGATGGAAAGCCGCAGCAACGAAGAAGTTTTTGCCGAAATCCGCAAGCGCAAGGACAATTTCTGA
- a CDS encoding cupin domain-containing protein, translating to MRPQEIIDALSMQPHPEGGWYVQTFRDDHGGARGHSTAIYYLLQAGERSHWHRVHDAAEVWHYYAGAPLALHRSADGKASETIVLGLDLLKGERPQAIIPADWWQSAESLGDFTLVGCTVAPGFEFSSFEMAPPDWKPEAAG from the coding sequence ATGCGGCCGCAAGAGATCATCGACGCGCTGTCCATGCAGCCGCATCCGGAAGGTGGCTGGTATGTTCAGACATTCCGGGACGATCACGGCGGTGCGCGCGGCCATTCCACCGCGATCTACTACCTGCTGCAGGCGGGCGAACGCTCGCATTGGCATCGGGTGCACGATGCCGCCGAGGTCTGGCACTATTATGCCGGGGCGCCTCTGGCCCTGCATCGCTCCGCCGATGGCAAGGCGAGCGAGACGATCGTCCTCGGCCTCGACCTTCTGAAGGGCGAGCGCCCGCAGGCGATCATTCCCGCCGACTGGTGGCAGTCCGCCGAAAGCCTCGGCGACTTCACCCTGGTCGGCTGCACCGTCGCGCCGGGTTTTGAATTTTCCAGTTTCGAGATGGCACCTCCGGATTGGAAGCCTGAGGCGGCCGGCTGA
- a CDS encoding alpha/beta hydrolase, with product MPVVYLYHGFGDTVGSWVTQGRAPQILDNLLAEKKIEPMIVVIPDTETDIPDAIAENFPGADRRKNFYPINADAADRELTQDLIPYMKKHYRVRDNADGRAVVGLSQGGYQALVSGLSHLGTFGWVATFSGVSTTTVPNKAVDAALNDPDKINKALRGFTVTVGSKDQVTGKDIAGLKATLDEKKIAHDYHEYPDLQHEMDVWRPSLVAFLEKAFKK from the coding sequence CTGCCGGTCGTCTACCTCTATCACGGCTTCGGCGACACGGTCGGCTCCTGGGTAACGCAGGGCCGCGCACCGCAGATCCTCGATAATCTTCTGGCGGAAAAGAAGATCGAACCGATGATCGTCGTCATCCCCGATACGGAAACCGACATACCGGACGCGATCGCCGAGAACTTCCCCGGCGCCGACCGCCGCAAGAATTTCTATCCGATCAATGCGGACGCGGCCGACCGGGAGCTGACCCAGGACCTCATCCCCTACATGAAAAAACACTATCGGGTGCGCGACAATGCCGATGGGCGTGCGGTCGTGGGCCTGTCGCAGGGCGGATATCAGGCGCTTGTCTCCGGCCTCTCGCATCTCGGCACCTTCGGCTGGGTTGCGACCTTCAGCGGCGTCTCCACCACCACCGTGCCGAACAAGGCGGTCGACGCCGCGCTGAACGATCCCGACAAGATCAACAAGGCGCTGCGCGGCTTCACGGTAACGGTCGGATCGAAGGACCAGGTCACCGGCAAGGACATTGCCGGCCTCAAGGCGACACTCGACGAAAAGAAGATCGCCCACGACTACCACGAATATCCGGACCTCCAGCATGAGATGGACGTCTGGCGGCCGTCGCTAGTCGCGTTTCTGGAAAAAGCCTTCAAGAAATAA
- the yddG gene encoding aromatic amino acid exporter YddG gives MTFRATLTGFTAIVMWSFLALLTVASGKMPPFQLLAICFAIGSIPGIVVLALKPERLRLLRQPAKVWIIGIAGLFGYHFLYFTALRRAPPVEAGLIANLWPLLLVVGSTLLPGERLRWYHMVGALMGLAGTVLIVGRNGFHFEGAYAIGYGAAFLCAFTWSGYSLITRRFDAVSTDVVTIFCMATSALSLVCHLGLEDTIWPDTASQWAAVLGLGFFPVGAAFYAWDYGVKNGDIQILGAASYAAPLLSTLILILFGFAEPSWGIALACLLVTGGAVLAAHRMILRRNSGGAAQAEAAERA, from the coding sequence TTGACGTTTCGCGCGACATTGACGGGTTTCACGGCTATTGTGATGTGGTCGTTTCTGGCGCTCTTGACGGTTGCGTCCGGCAAGATGCCGCCGTTCCAGCTGCTCGCCATCTGTTTCGCCATCGGCAGCATCCCCGGTATCGTCGTTCTCGCGTTGAAGCCTGAACGCCTGCGCCTGCTGCGCCAGCCGGCCAAGGTTTGGATCATCGGTATCGCCGGGTTGTTCGGCTATCATTTCCTCTATTTCACGGCATTGCGCCGGGCGCCTCCGGTCGAAGCTGGACTGATCGCCAATCTCTGGCCTCTCTTGCTCGTTGTCGGTTCGACGTTGCTGCCGGGTGAGCGGCTGCGCTGGTATCATATGGTCGGGGCGCTGATGGGGCTTGCCGGTACGGTGCTGATCGTCGGCCGTAACGGATTTCACTTCGAGGGCGCCTATGCGATCGGCTATGGCGCTGCCTTCCTCTGCGCTTTCACCTGGTCCGGCTATTCGCTGATCACCCGCCGCTTCGATGCGGTATCGACAGATGTCGTCACCATCTTCTGCATGGCGACCTCTGCCCTTTCCCTGGTCTGCCATCTCGGCCTGGAGGACACGATCTGGCCGGACACGGCATCGCAGTGGGCAGCGGTGCTGGGGCTCGGGTTCTTTCCGGTGGGGGCCGCCTTCTATGCCTGGGATTACGGCGTCAAGAACGGCGATATCCAGATTCTCGGTGCTGCGAGCTATGCAGCACCGCTGCTATCGACGCTGATCCTAATCCTTTTCGGCTTTGCCGAACCGAGCTGGGGTATCGCGCTTGCCTGCCTGCTGGTTACCGGCGGCGCGGTTCTGGCCGCGCACCGGATGATCCTGCGCCGCAATAGTGGTGGGGCGGCGCAGGCGGAAGCGGCGGAACGGGCGTAG
- a CDS encoding DUF3108 domain-containing protein: protein MVCFRKWFLVSALMASMPLAASADPVRHETQYRVSLAGLPIARADFKTEVKDKQFTIRGDITSSGLANLVTSIDARTDVTGVVGDNKLQATHYTLYYKSGKRERTYDVAYTDGNVTSNTITPEPNRPASWIPLGGGDLKSVLDPISGMIFPATPNLNLCNQTLSVFDGEMRMDLKLSPKGSHPFSTEGFKGKTIACGVRFTPKSGYKSTRKDYVYLAKSDAMEIWFAKAEVMNVYAPVYVRIPTQYGTVTITAVKYGS from the coding sequence ATGGTTTGTTTTCGGAAGTGGTTCCTTGTTTCGGCGTTGATGGCGTCGATGCCCTTGGCGGCGTCGGCTGATCCGGTGCGGCATGAAACCCAATACCGCGTCTCGCTTGCCGGTCTTCCGATCGCAAGGGCGGACTTCAAGACCGAGGTCAAGGACAAGCAGTTCACCATCCGGGGTGATATCACCTCATCGGGTCTTGCCAATCTCGTCACCTCGATCGATGCGAGAACCGACGTGACCGGTGTTGTCGGCGACAACAAGCTGCAGGCGACGCATTACACGCTCTACTACAAGAGCGGCAAACGGGAACGCACCTATGACGTCGCCTATACCGACGGTAATGTGACTTCGAACACGATCACGCCGGAGCCGAATCGGCCGGCGAGCTGGATTCCGCTCGGCGGCGGCGATCTGAAATCGGTTCTTGACCCGATTTCCGGCATGATTTTCCCCGCGACCCCCAATCTCAATTTGTGCAATCAGACGCTGTCCGTCTTCGATGGCGAGATGCGGATGGATCTGAAACTGTCGCCGAAGGGATCGCATCCGTTCTCGACGGAGGGTTTCAAGGGCAAGACGATCGCCTGCGGTGTCCGTTTCACGCCGAAGAGCGGTTATAAGTCGACGCGCAAGGATTATGTCTATCTCGCCAAGAGCGACGCCATGGAGATCTGGTTTGCCAAGGCCGAGGTCATGAATGTATATGCTCCCGTCTACGTCCGCATCCCGACGCAATATGGGACCGTGACGATCACCGCCGTGAAATACGGCAGTTAA
- the rpmB gene encoding 50S ribosomal protein L28 encodes MSRMCELTGKAVLVGNNVSHANNKTKRRFLPNLCQVTLISDVLGQRYRLRVSAAGLRSVEHRGGLDAFLLKASETELSQRARLLRRQIIKKTAEAAVAAAVAA; translated from the coding sequence ATGTCCCGCATGTGCGAATTGACCGGCAAGGCCGTCCTCGTGGGCAACAATGTCAGCCACGCCAACAACAAGACCAAGCGTCGGTTCCTTCCGAACCTCTGCCAGGTCACGTTGATTTCTGACGTTCTTGGCCAGCGTTATCGTCTGCGCGTTTCCGCTGCAGGCCTCCGTTCGGTCGAGCATCGCGGCGGTCTCGACGCTTTCCTTCTGAAGGCCAGCGAAACCGAACTCAGCCAGCGTGCCCGCTTGCTGCGTCGCCAGATCATCAAGAAGACCGCCGAAGCCGCTGTTGCTGCTGCTGTAGCCGCCTAA
- a CDS encoding queuosine precursor transporter, protein MLMKSRYTLAYVLLMTLVVVASNILVQYPLQATLAGINLADILTWGAFTYPVAFLITDLTNRQFGPKAARRVVFAGFVVGVALSFVTAQPRIAIASGSAYLAGQLLDISVFNRLRRMAWWRAPLFGSLVGSLLDTLIFFSFAFAPFFVFFGPNDPFAIDWAPILGVFSTSAPRWISWAIGDFSAKMTVGLVMLLPYGALMNLLKPAPQVPTA, encoded by the coding sequence ATGCTTATGAAATCACGTTATACCCTTGCCTATGTTCTGCTGATGACGCTCGTCGTCGTCGCCTCGAACATCCTCGTGCAATATCCGCTGCAGGCGACGCTCGCCGGCATCAATCTTGCCGACATCCTGACCTGGGGTGCTTTCACTTATCCCGTCGCTTTCCTGATCACCGACCTCACCAATCGTCAGTTCGGCCCGAAGGCTGCACGTAGGGTGGTGTTCGCCGGCTTCGTCGTCGGTGTCGCGCTCTCCTTCGTCACCGCCCAGCCGCGCATCGCGATCGCTTCCGGCTCGGCCTATCTCGCCGGTCAGCTCCTCGACATCTCCGTGTTCAACCGCCTGCGCCGCATGGCCTGGTGGCGCGCACCGCTGTTCGGCTCGCTGGTCGGCTCGCTGCTCGACACCCTGATCTTCTTTTCCTTCGCCTTTGCGCCATTCTTCGTCTTCTTCGGCCCGAACGATCCCTTCGCCATCGACTGGGCGCCGATCCTCGGCGTGTTTTCCACGTCGGCTCCGCGCTGGATTTCCTGGGCGATCGGCGATTTCTCAGCGAAAATGACGGTCGGCCTCGTCATGCTGCTGCCCTACGGCGCACTGATGAACCTGCTGAAGCCGGCCCCGCAGGTGCCGACGGCGTAA
- a CDS encoding esterase-like activity of phytase family protein — protein MKRFCRATMLVMLLAGCAAMDTPEGGVADIHATAISAFKPGSGLTRFGALEFLGGVELSSANPLFGAISAIRFRPDQRRFVSVLDTGHWLTGTVERDGEGRLKGIADVRIMPMLDRLGETDTGKSAMDAEGLVLKGDHVLVSYEQYHRVDTYPDPGFETSPPDGSIPILIPRKELRANRSLEALMIAPQSSPLSGATVIVAEDSLDAQGNMLAAILDGPLKGRFTVRHSDDFDASDGVFLPDGDLLLLERRFDLAHGIGMRIRRIAGADIRPGAVVDGAVIFEANSSYQIDNMEGLDAFRAADGTIHLIMVSDDNHSILQRGLMLEFRLRDERLVSQN, from the coding sequence ATGAAACGCTTCTGCCGCGCGACCATGCTCGTGATGCTGCTCGCCGGCTGTGCCGCCATGGACACGCCGGAAGGCGGGGTGGCGGACATCCATGCGACGGCGATTTCCGCATTCAAACCCGGTTCTGGACTGACACGGTTCGGGGCGCTCGAATTCCTGGGTGGAGTGGAACTCAGCTCCGCCAATCCCCTCTTCGGTGCCATTTCCGCTATCCGCTTCCGCCCGGACCAGCGTCGTTTCGTCTCGGTGCTGGATACCGGCCACTGGCTGACCGGAACCGTCGAGCGTGACGGGGAGGGGAGGCTGAAGGGCATCGCCGATGTGCGGATCATGCCGATGCTCGATCGTCTTGGCGAGACGGATACCGGCAAGAGCGCGATGGATGCGGAGGGACTGGTGCTCAAGGGCGACCATGTGCTCGTCAGCTATGAGCAATATCACCGGGTCGATACCTATCCGGACCCCGGCTTCGAGACATCACCGCCCGATGGCTCCATTCCGATCCTGATCCCGCGAAAGGAATTGCGCGCCAACCGCAGTCTGGAAGCCTTGATGATCGCGCCGCAATCGAGCCCGCTTTCGGGTGCTACGGTGATCGTCGCGGAAGACAGTCTGGACGCTCAGGGAAACATGCTGGCGGCGATCCTGGACGGGCCGCTGAAGGGCCGATTCACGGTAAGGCATAGCGACGATTTCGACGCAAGCGACGGCGTGTTTCTGCCGGATGGCGACCTGCTGCTCCTGGAGCGACGCTTCGATCTGGCGCATGGCATCGGCATGCGCATCCGCCGCATCGCAGGGGCGGATATCAGGCCGGGCGCGGTCGTGGATGGCGCGGTCATCTTCGAGGCGAATTCCAGCTACCAGATCGACAATATGGAAGGGCTGGACGCCTTCCGCGCGGCCGACGGCACGATCCATCTGATCATGGTCTCCGACGACAATCATTCGATCCTGCAGCGCGGCCTGATGCTGGAATTCCGCCTCCGCGACGAAAGGCTGGTCAGCCAGAATTGA
- the cobT gene encoding cobaltochelatase subunit CobT: MSGRGDNSKAKPSGPVDMEPLRRAITGCVRSIAGDAEVEVAFANERPGMTGERIRLPELSKRPTAHELAVTRGLGDSMALRLACHDARVHATMAPQGADARSIFDAVEQARVESIGSLRMSGVASNIGSMNSEKYAKANFSGIERQEDAPIGEAMAMIVREKLTGQKPPESAGKVLDLWRSFIEEKTGGELDNLTSSINDQQSFARVVRNMLTAMEMAEEYGDQEMEPDSDEESADEDKPSGEDQDDQDVESDDGSDSAPAEDSEASDEQMDDGEMDGAEISDDDMSEEGEEDSETPGETRRPNTPFADFNEKVDYHVFTEEYDETTTASELCDTAELERLRAFLDKQLAHLQGAVGRLANRLQRRLMAQQNRSWDFDLEEGYLDPARLTRLIIDPTQALSFKMERDTQFRDTVVTLLIDNSGSMRGRPITVAASCADILARTLERCGVKVEILGFTTKAWKGGQAREKWLAGGKPQTPGRLNDLRHIIYKSADEPYRRSRTNLGLMMREGLLKENIDGEALIWAHNRLLGRREQRRILMMISDGAPVDDSTLSVNPGNYLERHLRAVIEQIETRSPVELLAIGIGHDVTRYYRRAVTIVDADELAGAMTEQLASLFEDQSTLPRSRMRRAS, encoded by the coding sequence ATGTCAGGTCGCGGAGACAATTCCAAAGCGAAGCCGAGTGGCCCGGTCGACATGGAGCCGTTGCGTCGGGCGATCACCGGCTGCGTGCGCTCGATCGCCGGCGATGCCGAGGTCGAGGTCGCCTTCGCCAACGAGCGTCCGGGAATGACCGGCGAGCGCATTCGCCTGCCGGAGCTTTCGAAGCGGCCGACGGCGCATGAGCTGGCGGTGACGCGCGGCCTCGGCGATTCGATGGCGCTCAGGCTTGCCTGCCATGATGCCCGCGTGCACGCCACCATGGCGCCGCAGGGCGCCGATGCCCGTTCCATCTTCGATGCCGTCGAGCAGGCGCGTGTCGAATCGATCGGCTCGCTGCGCATGAGCGGCGTGGCCTCCAACATCGGCTCGATGAATTCGGAAAAATACGCCAAGGCGAATTTCTCCGGTATCGAGCGGCAGGAGGATGCGCCGATCGGCGAAGCGATGGCGATGATCGTGCGGGAGAAGCTGACCGGTCAGAAGCCGCCGGAAAGTGCTGGCAAGGTTCTCGATCTCTGGCGGTCCTTCATTGAGGAAAAGACCGGCGGCGAACTCGACAATCTCACCTCCAGCATCAACGACCAGCAGAGCTTTGCCCGTGTGGTCCGCAACATGCTGACGGCCATGGAAATGGCCGAGGAATACGGCGATCAGGAGATGGAGCCGGATTCCGACGAGGAGTCCGCCGACGAGGACAAGCCGAGCGGCGAGGATCAGGACGATCAGGATGTCGAGAGCGACGATGGCTCCGACTCCGCGCCCGCCGAGGACAGCGAAGCCTCCGACGAGCAGATGGATGACGGCGAGATGGACGGCGCCGAAATTTCCGACGACGACATGAGCGAAGAGGGCGAAGAGGATTCGGAGACGCCGGGCGAAACCCGCCGTCCGAACACGCCCTTTGCCGACTTCAACGAAAAGGTCGACTACCACGTCTTCACCGAGGAATACGACGAGACCACGACGGCGTCGGAACTCTGCGATACGGCGGAACTCGAGCGCCTGCGCGCCTTCCTCGACAAGCAGCTCGCACATCTGCAGGGCGCGGTCGGGCGGCTCGCAAACCGCTTGCAGCGCCGGCTTATGGCGCAACAGAACCGCTCCTGGGATTTCGACCTGGAAGAGGGTTATCTTGATCCGGCGCGTCTGACACGCCTGATCATCGACCCGACGCAGGCGCTGTCTTTCAAGATGGAGCGGGACACGCAGTTCCGCGATACGGTCGTGACGCTGCTGATCGACAATTCGGGTTCGATGCGCGGCCGGCCGATCACGGTTGCCGCCTCCTGTGCCGATATTCTGGCGCGCACGCTGGAGCGTTGCGGCGTCAAGGTCGAGATCCTCGGCTTCACCACCAAGGCTTGGAAGGGCGGGCAGGCGCGCGAAAAATGGCTCGCCGGTGGCAAGCCGCAGACGCCAGGCCGCCTCAACGACCTGCGCCACATCATCTACAAATCCGCTGACGAACCCTATCGCCGGTCGCGCACCAATCTCGGACTGATGATGCGCGAGGGGTTGCTCAAGGAAAATATCGACGGCGAGGCGCTGATCTGGGCGCATAACCGCCTGCTCGGCCGCCGTGAGCAGCGCCGCATCCTGATGATGATCTCGGATGGCGCGCCGGTCGACGATTCGACGCTGTCGGTCAATCCAGGCAACTATCTGGAGCGGCACCTGCGTGCCGTGATCGAGCAGATCGAGACGCGCTCGCCGGTGGAACTCTTGGCGATCGGCATCGGCCATGATGTCACGCGCTACTATCGCCGTGCCGTGACCATTGTCGACGCAGACGAGCTGGCTGGCGCCATGACCGAGCAGCTTGCTTCGCTGTTCGAAGATCAGTCGACCTTGCCGCGCTCGCGTATGCGCCGCGCAAGCTGA